One window of the Clostridium sp. MB40-C1 genome contains the following:
- a CDS encoding ABC transporter permease, with protein MDVFFQELKRQLSLKRIMTYVLIAIMLAGLWAWFIVGGATENFMQTDCYKGYKGKAAIEVAAKDRKDTIGEMTEGKFQKGCDAFLHSLKGDDEKDIVMSKELLKHSVYADMLVMQELKLRNMRGESTKNLLNIPKDAGKHFYENEDLYYRNYIDKNAHNESEKKLALSAWNRVKKPYSYYSGFQQWGEGIEHMMIFSFVLMIMMGTFASSIIAKDKENGMDEIIKATVKGRKSLTVAKIVIPWIMAFIIYLCGIGVYVILLKYLLPANALNTSIQVLGTSFLPCSTGKLLRKLFIFGGVGILTISSFSTWISSIVKKSSKAMQISILTILGAFLLNIFMNMDTPIINIIKILVPGGIVFSDIGFGKFPLATVLGKAFWISSISLVVSGIIFLLSTVFTALNYRRR; from the coding sequence ATGGATGTGTTTTTTCAAGAGTTAAAAAGACAGCTTAGCCTTAAAAGAATTATGACCTATGTTTTAATTGCAATTATGTTGGCAGGACTATGGGCATGGTTTATTGTAGGTGGTGCTACTGAAAACTTTATGCAGACAGATTGTTACAAAGGATATAAAGGGAAAGCAGCAATAGAGGTAGCCGCTAAGGATAGAAAAGATACTATAGGAGAAATGACTGAAGGTAAATTTCAAAAAGGTTGTGATGCGTTTCTCCATTCATTAAAGGGTGACGATGAAAAAGATATTGTGATGAGTAAAGAATTGCTAAAGCATTCTGTTTATGCCGATATGTTGGTTATGCAGGAGTTAAAACTGAGAAATATGAGGGGAGAATCTACAAAAAACCTTTTAAATATTCCTAAGGATGCTGGAAAGCATTTTTATGAAAATGAAGATTTATACTATCGTAATTATATTGATAAAAACGCACATAATGAAAGTGAAAAAAAATTAGCTTTGTCAGCATGGAATAGGGTGAAAAAACCTTATAGCTATTACAGTGGATTCCAGCAATGGGGGGAAGGCATTGAACACATGATGATATTCTCTTTTGTACTTATGATTATGATGGGGACTTTTGCAAGCTCCATAATAGCCAAGGATAAGGAAAATGGAATGGATGAAATCATCAAAGCTACAGTGAAAGGTAGAAAAAGTCTCACAGTAGCAAAGATTGTTATACCTTGGATTATGGCATTTATTATCTATCTTTGCGGAATTGGTGTTTATGTTATTCTTCTAAAATATTTATTGCCTGCTAATGCTTTAAATACATCAATTCAAGTTTTGGGAACAAGTTTTCTTCCATGCAGTACAGGGAAATTACTTAGGAAATTATTTATTTTTGGTGGTGTGGGAATTTTAACCATATCAAGTTTTTCTACTTGGATTTCATCTATAGTTAAAAAATCCTCAAAAGCCATGCAAATCTCAATATTAACAATATTAGGAGCTTTTTTGCTCAATATATTTATGAATATGGACACTCCTATTATCAATATAATTAAGATATTGGTGCCAGGGGGAATAGTGTTTTCAGATATAGGATTTGGGAAATTTCCACTGGCAACAGTTTTGGGAAAAGCTTTTTGGATATCGTCAATTTCACTTGTAGTAAGCGGAATTATATTTTTACTTAGTACAGTATTCACCGCGTTAAACTATAGAAGGAGGTGA
- a CDS encoding PD-(D/E)XK nuclease family protein encodes MQSEGNIFRVLGLYGKEVVVSNMLAWLLNTNEDHNFGINITNDFLECIGCACIDEKNDVTIYREYYGKKNKKNNFIDIVIVERNKDGKVVHVICIENKVFSSEGDKQTERYWNIIQDDFGNCDCKIECRYLTKNNFPVILSNSHFIHYKYSDLEAVLKKYSTNKIVSDFYESYILQDRIKLSKLEGLTFESYPKYFENEDIQKDLCFYVTQKLVNSLRDICCDISNSAKGGDVFYRAWKQSWNKTIDKINFNIHIEAYAEKVYVHFETLPYIPYKKLDEKTKEIMNRQKEIFMQKLENLQEISGIEKRPIRANATLTIGNFKLRHESFEDYYLIVRNLLDKLDPIITNKSVILDIL; translated from the coding sequence ATGCAAAGTGAAGGAAATATATTTAGAGTATTGGGTTTGTATGGAAAAGAAGTAGTGGTATCAAATATGCTAGCGTGGTTACTTAATACAAATGAAGATCATAATTTTGGGATTAATATTACTAATGATTTTCTTGAATGTATTGGATGTGCTTGTATAGATGAAAAAAATGATGTTACTATATATCGTGAGTATTATGGGAAAAAGAATAAAAAGAATAATTTTATTGATATTGTAATTGTTGAACGAAATAAAGATGGAAAAGTAGTACATGTCATATGCATTGAGAATAAGGTATTCTCTTCGGAAGGTGATAAGCAAACGGAAAGATATTGGAACATAATTCAAGATGATTTTGGAAATTGCGACTGTAAAATTGAATGCAGATATTTAACTAAAAATAATTTTCCTGTAATCCTCTCAAATAGCCACTTTATACATTATAAATATTCTGATTTAGAGGCAGTTTTGAAAAAATATTCTACAAATAAAATTGTAAGTGACTTTTATGAATCATATATTCTTCAAGACAGAATAAAATTATCTAAACTTGAAGGATTGACTTTTGAATCTTACCCGAAATATTTTGAGAATGAAGATATACAAAAAGACTTATGTTTTTATGTAACACAAAAACTTGTTAATAGTTTACGAGATATTTGTTGTGATATTAGTAATTCAGCAAAAGGAGGAGACGTTTTCTATCGAGCATGGAAACAAAGTTGGAATAAGACTATTGATAAAATAAATTTTAATATTCATATAGAGGCTTATGCAGAAAAAGTTTATGTGCATTTTGAAACTTTGCCATATATTCCTTATAAAAAATTAGATGAAAAAACTAAGGAAATTATGAATAGACAAAAAGAAATATTTATGCAAAAGCTTGAGAACTTACAGGAAATAAGCGGTATAGAAAAGAGACCTATAAGAGCAAATGCTACTTTAACGATTGGAAACTTTAAACTTAGGCACGAAAGTTTTGAAGATTATTATTTGATAGTACGTAATTTGTTAGATAAACTGGATCCAATAATTACAAATAAGAGTGTAATACTTGATATTCTGTGA
- a CDS encoding DUF6054 family protein, protein MAKFEQSITGEFEDVLRQLENDISNSGISMNLVDESNYSCGDTKIAVRVYDKYFMRNGNRASLSLTIVGHGIDIFISAIGAGGGEGIIFNFSLGAEDDMVEIVRKSIKRIK, encoded by the coding sequence ATAGCAAAATTTGAGCAATCAATAACAGGGGAATTTGAGGATGTGCTTAGGCAGTTAGAAAATGATATTAGTAATAGTGGAATTAGCATGAATTTAGTTGATGAAAGTAATTATAGTTGTGGAGATACTAAAATTGCAGTTCGAGTATATGACAAATATTTTATGCGAAACGGAAATAGAGCTAGTTTAAGTTTGACCATAGTTGGTCATGGAATAGATATTTTTATTTCAGCAATTGGTGCTGGTGGAGGGGAAGGAATTATTTTTAACTTCAGCCTCGGTGCCGAAGATGATATGGTAGAGATAGTAAGAAAAAGCATAAAACGAATAAAGTAA
- a CDS encoding S66 peptidase family protein, which yields MKYIDKLNAGDSIGIFSPSSPITYLCPKRFERAKKYLQDKGFKIIEGNLTGKYDFYRSGSIKERAEELNQLIRNPEVKCIMSTIGGMNSNSILPYIDYEAFKKNPKIIIGYSDITAILLAIYAQTGISTYYGPALVASFGELPPFVDYTYKYFKEVTMDNTKIPYVFETPEYWTDEYINWETQDRSKEKRENKWITVYEGVARGRVIGGNLNTIQGIWGSKYMPEIKDGDILFIEDSLKDIATIERSFSLLKINGVFDKVSGIILGKHELFDDSKTGRKPYEILLEVLGDKELPFIADFDCCHTHPMFTLPIGCEIELNATEKKVSLSISAFS from the coding sequence ATGAAATACATAGATAAATTAAATGCTGGTGACTCCATTGGGATTTTTTCACCATCATCACCTATAACATATTTATGCCCAAAAAGATTTGAACGAGCAAAAAAATATTTACAAGATAAAGGGTTTAAGATTATAGAAGGAAATCTTACAGGGAAATATGATTTTTATAGGTCTGGAAGTATTAAAGAAAGAGCAGAAGAATTAAATCAGTTAATTAGAAATCCAGAAGTTAAGTGTATTATGTCTACAATTGGAGGAATGAACTCAAATTCTATTCTTCCATATATAGATTATGAGGCTTTTAAAAAAAATCCTAAAATAATAATTGGATATTCGGATATTACCGCAATTTTACTTGCTATATATGCACAAACTGGAATAAGCACATATTATGGACCTGCATTAGTGGCTTCTTTTGGTGAATTACCGCCTTTTGTTGATTATACATATAAGTATTTTAAGGAAGTTACTATGGACAATACAAAAATTCCTTATGTCTTTGAAACCCCTGAATATTGGACAGATGAGTACATTAATTGGGAAACACAAGATAGAAGCAAGGAAAAAAGAGAAAATAAATGGATAACAGTCTACGAAGGTGTTGCTAGAGGTAGAGTTATAGGCGGAAATTTAAATACAATCCAGGGAATATGGGGCAGTAAATATATGCCTGAAATAAAGGATGGAGATATACTTTTTATAGAAGATTCCCTAAAAGATATTGCAACAATAGAAAGAAGTTTTTCTCTTTTGAAGATAAATGGTGTATTTGATAAGGTTTCTGGAATAATTCTTGGGAAACATGAGTTGTTTGACGATTCGAAAACAGGTCGAAAACCATATGAAATACTATTAGAAGTGTTAGGAGATAAGGAATTACCGTTCATTGCAGATTTTGATTGTTGTCACACACATCCAATGTTTACATTACCTATAGGATGCGAGATTGAACTAAATGCTACTGAAAAGAAAGTATCATTATCAATATCTGCTTTTTCATAA
- a CDS encoding aldo/keto reductase has product MKDIRSYTILNNGVKMPWLGFGTYKVENGDTVIESVKEALKIGYRHIDTASYYGNEEGVGIAIKESGVPREKIFLVSKVWNTDQGYEKTLKAFETSIKKLGTDYLDLYLIHWPQPLSKETWKALEKLYKEGRVKAIGVSNFLVNHLEYLLEDAEVIPMVNQVEFHPYLIQNDLIEFCEKNNIQLEAWSPLMRGKIFEIEILQELAKKYGKTIPQIVLRWDLQMGVVTIPKSVTPSRIKENSDIFDFEISKEDIDKIKQLNKEIRVGSNPDKVYTCPDIFNR; this is encoded by the coding sequence ATGAAAGATATAAGAAGTTATACAATTTTAAATAACGGAGTAAAAATGCCTTGGCTTGGATTTGGTACTTATAAGGTTGAAAATGGGGATACAGTTATTGAATCAGTAAAAGAAGCACTTAAAATAGGATACCGTCATATAGATACTGCTTCTTATTATGGCAATGAAGAGGGTGTTGGTATTGCAATAAAAGAGAGTGGAGTGCCTAGAGAAAAAATATTTTTAGTAAGCAAGGTTTGGAACACAGATCAAGGTTATGAAAAAACTTTAAAAGCTTTTGAAACTTCTATAAAAAAACTTGGTACAGATTATCTTGATTTATATTTAATTCATTGGCCACAACCTTTAAGTAAAGAAACATGGAAGGCATTAGAAAAACTATATAAAGAAGGACGTGTAAAAGCTATTGGAGTAAGTAATTTTTTAGTTAACCATCTAGAGTATTTACTAGAAGATGCTGAAGTTATACCAATGGTAAATCAAGTTGAATTTCATCCCTATCTTATTCAAAATGACTTAATAGAATTTTGTGAAAAAAATAATATACAACTAGAAGCATGGTCTCCATTGATGAGAGGAAAAATCTTTGAAATTGAAATTTTACAGGAGCTTGCAAAAAAATATGGAAAGACAATACCTCAGATTGTTTTAAGATGGGATCTTCAAATGGGGGTTGTCACTATTCCTAAATCAGTAACTCCATCAAGAATAAAAGAAAATTCAGATATATTTGATTTTGAAATAAGTAAAGAGGACATAGATAAAATTAAACAATTAAATAAGGAGATAAGAGTAGGTTCAAATCCTGATAAAGTCTATACATGTCCAGATATATTCAATAGATAA
- a CDS encoding GntR family transcriptional regulator, whose amino-acid sequence MDYVLPSERELAKILHVNRSTVVKSYEELKIVNLNFKVYDHII is encoded by the coding sequence ATGGACTATGTGTTACCATCGGAAAGAGAACTTGCAAAGATTTTACATGTTAACAGAAGTACAGTTGTTAAGTCTTATGAGGAGCTTAAGATTGTAAATTTGAATTTTAAGGTATATGACCATATAATATGA
- a CDS encoding response regulator transcription factor: MANILLVEDDEALNRGISFKLKKEGYNVFKVAYLMEARKIIHSENIDLVLLDVNLPDGNGFEFCNEIRNINNNILVIFLTVCDQEVDMVTGYDIGADDYITKPFSLMVLMLKVKAVLRRKVKVRSKKIIFSGDIVFHDEELKVFKSDKELFLSKTEFKLLKCLICNYNQIVTKDQILNELWDIDGNFINENTLAVNIRRLREKIEDDPSKPKYIKNIRGIGYTWGQGCKLND, translated from the coding sequence ATGGCAAATATTTTATTAGTAGAGGATGATGAAGCTTTAAACAGGGGTATAAGCTTTAAATTAAAAAAAGAAGGATACAATGTTTTTAAAGTAGCTTATCTGATGGAGGCTAGAAAAATAATCCATAGTGAGAATATAGATCTTGTTTTGTTAGATGTTAATTTACCAGATGGAAATGGTTTTGAATTTTGTAACGAGATAAGAAATATTAATAATAATATTTTGGTTATATTTTTAACTGTTTGTGATCAAGAAGTGGACATGGTTACAGGGTATGACATTGGAGCAGATGATTATATTACAAAACCTTTTAGTCTTATGGTACTTATGCTAAAAGTAAAAGCTGTCCTTAGAAGAAAGGTAAAGGTTAGAAGTAAAAAAATTATTTTTTCTGGAGATATAGTGTTTCATGATGAAGAACTTAAAGTTTTTAAAAGTGATAAAGAATTGTTTTTGAGCAAAACAGAATTTAAATTATTAAAATGTCTTATATGTAATTATAATCAAATTGTAACAAAGGATCAGATTTTAAATGAACTATGGGATATAGATGGGAACTTTATAAATGAAAATACTTTGGCAGTAAATATAAGAAGGCTTAGAGAAAAAATAGAAGATGATCCATCTAAGCCCAAATATATTAAGAATATACGAGGAATAGGATATACTTGGGGACAGGGGTGCAAGTTAAATGATTAA
- a CDS encoding sensor histidine kinase KdpD translates to MIKYIKREPLLKKIFLIVFGSLFFSSLIIFYFHFNVIQSIHDDHIKLYQEITGKMIKIAPEKENDIVKALLYERDEDCLNEGKAVLNKYSFRDEIRMWEDHTFKSQFSRFLSNEVISIIFILAIVIVALLISFNHFMNKLHKFSKALDLIIDGNFKLQLEETNEGIFSEIFSRLNQMSRILNLSLISLKKEKENIKSLVTDIAHQVKTPLSSIKLFNSLLMEEDLSKDEKDEFLSRSRNEINKLEWLFNSLVKISRMEVGMIELKIELNDLKDTLMEAVKDIYIRACEKEIEIVVKRVESSFVYHDCKWTKEAIFNVLENAVKYTDEKGKLVISMEKMQSYTRIDIQDTGIGIPREEFNNVFKRFYRGKLDKVKKLEGSGVGLYLTRKILEEQEGNIMVDSELEEGTKFSLYLQNCKYR, encoded by the coding sequence ATGATTAAATATATAAAAAGAGAACCTCTTTTAAAAAAAATATTTTTAATTGTATTTGGAAGTTTGTTTTTTTCGTCTCTTATTATTTTTTATTTTCATTTTAATGTTATTCAGTCTATTCATGACGATCATATTAAGTTATATCAAGAGATAACGGGAAAAATGATAAAGATTGCTCCAGAAAAAGAGAATGATATTGTAAAAGCTTTACTTTATGAAAGAGATGAGGACTGTCTTAATGAAGGCAAAGCTGTACTAAATAAATATAGCTTTAGAGATGAAATAAGGATGTGGGAAGATCACACCTTTAAAAGTCAGTTTTCAAGATTTTTATCAAATGAAGTAATAAGCATTATTTTTATATTAGCAATTGTCATAGTAGCACTTCTTATTAGTTTTAATCATTTCATGAATAAGTTACATAAATTTTCTAAAGCATTAGATTTGATAATAGATGGAAATTTTAAATTACAATTAGAAGAGACCAATGAAGGAATATTCTCTGAAATTTTTTCAAGGTTAAATCAAATGTCTAGAATATTGAATTTAAGTCTTATAAGTTTAAAAAAAGAAAAAGAAAATATTAAATCACTGGTTACAGATATAGCACATCAAGTTAAAACCCCGCTTTCATCAATTAAGCTATTTAATTCTTTGTTAATGGAAGAGGACTTGAGTAAGGATGAAAAGGATGAATTTTTATCTAGAAGTAGGAATGAAATAAACAAATTAGAGTGGCTATTTAATTCTCTTGTTAAAATTTCAAGAATGGAAGTAGGCATGATTGAGTTAAAAATAGAGCTTAATGATTTAAAGGACACTTTAATGGAAGCAGTTAAGGATATATATATTAGGGCTTGTGAAAAAGAAATAGAGATAGTTGTTAAAAGAGTAGAGTCTTCTTTTGTTTACCATGATTGTAAATGGACAAAGGAAGCTATATTTAATGTGCTCGAAAATGCAGTAAAATACACAGATGAAAAAGGAAAATTAGTTATATCTATGGAAAAAATGCAAAGTTATACAAGAATTGATATACAGGACACAGGTATAGGAATACCAAGAGAAGAGTTTAATAATGTTTTTAAAAGGTTTTATAGAGGCAAATTGGACAAGGTTAAAAAATTGGAAGGTTCAGGTGTGGGACTATATCTTACAAGAAAAATTTTAGAAGAGCAGGAAGGAAACATAATGGTAGATTCAGAGCTGGAAGAAGGAACGAAATTTAGTCTATACTTACAAAACTGTAAGTATAGATGA
- a CDS encoding ABC transporter ATP-binding protein — MKVLETKFLKKYYGKGDNLVKALDGVSLSMDEGEFVAIVGASGSGKSTLLHMLGGLDRPTEGKVYINEKDIFSMSNDKLAVFRRRKIGFIFQSYNLIPVLNVWENITFPIGLDGKKVDEDYIKDLMETLGIYEKRKSLPNALSGGQQQRTAIARALANKPAIIFADEPTGNLDSKNSAEVINLLKLSIRKYHQTLVMITHDDKIAQMADRVIRITDGKILKEEGVGIE; from the coding sequence ATGAAAGTGTTAGAAACAAAATTCTTAAAGAAATATTATGGCAAAGGTGACAATCTTGTAAAGGCTTTAGATGGAGTAAGCTTATCTATGGATGAAGGTGAGTTTGTTGCAATAGTAGGGGCTTCAGGTTCTGGAAAAAGTACACTGCTCCATATGCTTGGGGGACTGGATAGACCTACTGAAGGAAAGGTATATATAAATGAAAAAGACATATTTTCTATGAGCAATGATAAACTAGCAGTGTTTAGAAGAAGAAAAATAGGTTTTATTTTTCAATCATACAATCTTATACCTGTTTTAAATGTATGGGAGAATATAACTTTCCCAATTGGACTAGATGGGAAGAAAGTGGATGAAGATTATATTAAAGATTTAATGGAAACTCTTGGAATATACGAAAAAAGAAAATCACTTCCTAATGCGCTATCAGGAGGGCAACAGCAGAGGACTGCTATAGCAAGAGCATTGGCTAATAAACCAGCAATAATCTTTGCAGATGAGCCTACTGGAAATCTAGATTCAAAAAATAGTGCAGAAGTAATTAATTTACTTAAATTATCTATAAGAAAGTATCATCAAACTTTAGTTATGATAACTCATGATGATAAGATAGCACAAATGGCAGATAGAGTTATAAGAATAACGGATGGGAAAATATTAAAGGAAGAAGGGGTGGGCATTGAATAG
- a CDS encoding ABC transporter permease → MNSISNLAKKNFKRNKIKSLLVIITIVLTTALLTSMGILCATIKNANIKEIEDTIGNYHCIFSIQNDKQFQTLKNNVQLEKAGEYMYLGNCNNKELGVNRLELRYMDKNVADLNNIKLEKGQFPKNSNEIVLNKWIIEKLNKKPKVGEKIHLSFIPPISKEEEWENKKPNVIEKDFTICGILKESEEEKKYNTSKGIVSKDAIYKSLDKKNIDREIYLRFKDDKNITKDIYSLADSMNILRKDIMLNKFYLNELHPSAGNLIPFIIIGLILMLVAIAVIYNIFCVSISQKIQGFGLLAALGSTRKQMRKVIIIDGLYNCIIGIPLGLLLGYGLSYFICGFVMQSLHVGKYFVINVPFSVIIVSSLVSVVTVVIALIRPARTASKISPIEAIRFSGYKTEIKKKEKKISGDINIKKLSYLNLWRNKKRTLMTLFSLSMSGMIFIIVSSVIFSMDINLNLKEDIQNDFLISSSHIIKDNGIVNPLNEDFIKKVKNIDGVTKVQKVNHSYVWFDNVVLSKNDTKVASSKECFNFYGFDDEMIDKLKDNLSLGEISLENLKNKNEVILVANHKGKYKFNVGDKVLLKKAKLYKEDLPQNENQTLDEIYDKENDNNYKFNEYKIVAIVDKNVEGLDMGLDTNGTFIACEDIFNRTIKDNRPIQIRIDIQKAKYEGVKASLKNIIEKNEEIVYKSYVETREDLQSQFKSTNIICYGVVSIIALIGMLNLINTRITGIMARKNEMGMIEAIGASNKDISKMLQLEGFYYSFISLVVAVVFGLGIGYLCFRLIKKTATYMIYRFPLIPIIILISMFVLLQIIITYLVQRILNKNSIIDKIRVNE, encoded by the coding sequence TTGAATAGTATATCAAATCTTGCTAAGAAAAATTTTAAGAGAAACAAGATTAAAAGTTTACTTGTAATTATTACAATAGTTTTAACTACCGCCCTTTTAACTTCAATGGGAATTTTATGTGCTACTATTAAAAATGCAAATATTAAAGAGATAGAAGATACAATTGGAAACTATCATTGTATTTTTTCAATACAAAATGATAAACAATTTCAAACTTTAAAAAACAATGTTCAGCTTGAAAAAGCAGGAGAATATATGTATTTAGGAAATTGTAATAATAAAGAATTAGGTGTAAATAGACTAGAATTAAGATATATGGACAAGAATGTAGCAGATTTAAACAATATTAAATTGGAAAAAGGTCAGTTTCCCAAAAATTCTAATGAAATTGTTTTGAATAAATGGATAATAGAAAAATTAAATAAAAAACCTAAAGTAGGAGAAAAGATACATTTAAGTTTTATACCACCTATATCTAAGGAAGAGGAGTGGGAAAATAAAAAACCTAATGTTATTGAAAAAGATTTTACTATTTGTGGAATTTTAAAAGAAAGTGAAGAAGAAAAAAAATATAATACTTCAAAGGGGATAGTATCAAAAGATGCAATATATAAAAGTTTAGATAAAAAAAATATAGACCGAGAAATATATCTAAGGTTTAAAGATGATAAAAATATTACAAAAGATATATATAGCCTTGCAGATAGCATGAATATATTGCGTAAAGATATTATGTTAAATAAATTTTATTTAAATGAACTACATCCTAGCGCTGGAAATTTAATTCCTTTTATCATTATAGGGTTAATATTAATGTTAGTAGCTATTGCAGTAATATATAATATTTTCTGTGTATCTATTTCACAGAAAATACAAGGTTTTGGGCTATTGGCGGCATTAGGATCTACAAGAAAGCAGATGAGAAAGGTAATAATTATAGATGGGCTTTATAATTGTATTATTGGAATACCATTAGGACTACTTTTAGGTTATGGGTTAAGTTACTTTATATGTGGTTTTGTAATGCAAAGCTTACATGTAGGAAAGTATTTTGTAATTAATGTACCTTTTTCAGTGATAATTGTATCTTCACTTGTAAGTGTAGTTACTGTAGTTATTGCACTTATTAGACCAGCTAGAACTGCTTCTAAGATATCTCCAATTGAGGCTATAAGATTTAGTGGTTATAAAACAGAAATTAAAAAGAAAGAGAAAAAAATTTCTGGTGATATAAATATCAAAAAATTGTCTTACCTAAATTTGTGGAGAAATAAAAAACGTACTTTAATGACTCTATTTTCTTTAAGTATGAGTGGAATGATTTTTATCATAGTATCTTCTGTAATATTTAGCATGGATATTAACTTAAATTTAAAAGAAGATATACAGAATGATTTTCTTATTTCATCCTCGCATATAATCAAGGACAATGGAATAGTAAATCCTTTAAATGAGGATTTTATAAAAAAAGTAAAGAATATAGATGGTGTTACTAAGGTACAAAAGGTAAATCACAGCTATGTTTGGTTTGATAATGTGGTTTTGTCAAAGAATGATACTAAAGTAGCTAGTAGTAAGGAATGTTTTAATTTTTATGGATTTGATGATGAAATGATAGATAAATTAAAAGATAATTTATCTCTTGGAGAAATATCACTGGAAAATTTAAAAAATAAAAATGAGGTGATTTTAGTTGCAAATCACAAGGGAAAATATAAATTTAATGTTGGAGATAAGGTTTTATTAAAGAAAGCTAAGCTTTATAAAGAAGACCTTCCTCAAAATGAAAATCAAACTCTTGATGAAATTTATGATAAAGAGAATGACAATAATTACAAATTTAATGAATATAAGATAGTGGCAATAGTAGATAAAAATGTAGAAGGATTAGATATGGGATTAGATACAAATGGAACTTTTATTGCTTGTGAGGATATATTTAATAGAACGATTAAAGATAATAGGCCTATCCAGATTCGTATAGATATACAAAAAGCTAAATATGAAGGAGTAAAAGCTTCTTTAAAAAATATTATTGAAAAAAATGAAGAAATAGTATATAAATCCTATGTAGAAACTAGGGAAGATCTGCAAAGCCAATTTAAATCAACGAATATTATTTGCTATGGAGTTGTTTCCATAATAGCATTAATAGGTATGTTAAATCTAATTAATACTAGAATTACAGGTATCATGGCAAGAAAAAATGAAATGGGAATGATTGAAGCTATTGGTGCTTCAAATAAGGATATAAGTAAAATGTTACAGCTAGAAGGATTTTATTATTCTTTTATAAGTTTAGTTGTAGCTGTAGTTTTTGGATTAGGAATAGGATATCTATGTTTTAGATTAATAAAAAAAACTGCTACGTATATGATATATAGATTCCCATTAATTCCAATAATAATTCTTATTAGTATGTTTGTACTTTTACAAATAATAATAACTTATTTAGTTCAAAGAATTTTAAATAAGAATTCCATAATAGATAAAATTAGAGTTAATGAGTAA
- a CDS encoding TlpA disulfide reductase family protein, with protein MKKIFVIIISIFLLISISGCSGNDVEKEKNILSGKTLNFSGKDLNGNKITKDLLKDYDLIVINKWGTFCNPCVQEMPDLQKIQDEFKNKKVKVIGVISIDKEKNDEKSLIDDAKKITSIKKINYLNILPDKKFNEQLNKFDFVPVTLFVKPDGKVLDTYITGATKYDYFKKLIDSALKGELK; from the coding sequence ATGAAAAAAATTTTTGTGATTATAATTAGTATTTTTCTTCTAATTAGTATTTCAGGTTGTAGTGGAAATGATGTTGAAAAGGAGAAAAACATTTTATCAGGCAAAACTTTGAACTTTTCAGGTAAAGATTTAAATGGAAACAAAATAACAAAAGATTTACTTAAAGATTATGATTTGATTGTCATAAATAAATGGGGGACATTTTGTAATCCTTGTGTACAGGAAATGCCTGATCTTCAAAAAATCCAAGATGAGTTTAAAAATAAAAAGGTAAAAGTAATAGGAGTAATTTCTATAGATAAGGAGAAAAATGATGAAAAATCTTTAATAGATGATGCAAAGAAAATCACTAGTATTAAAAAAATAAATTATCTTAATATATTACCTGATAAAAAGTTTAATGAGCAATTAAACAAATTTGATTTTGTACCAGTAACTTTATTTGTTAAGCCTGATGGTAAAGTATTAGACACTTATATTACTGGAGCTACTAAATATGACTATTTTAAGAAGTTAATAGATTCAGCATTAAAGGGTGAGCTAAAATGA
- a CDS encoding CD1871A family CXXC motif-containing protein: MKQKLIRRTVLLESFIFIALGIYRNEVLIAFNKAINICLECIGIG, encoded by the coding sequence ATGAAGCAGAAACTTATAAGAAGGACTGTGTTATTAGAATCTTTTATATTTATAGCATTAGGTATATATAGAAATGAAGTTTTAATAGCCTTCAATAAGGCTATCAATATATGTTTGGAGTGCATAGGAATTGGCTAA